One window of the Eriocheir sinensis breed Jianghai 21 chromosome 59, ASM2467909v1, whole genome shotgun sequence genome contains the following:
- the LOC126985572 gene encoding D-dopachrome decarboxylase-A-like, with the protein MPLVTLFTNLPDHKLSAELHLALSSKLSEVLAKPEERLSVTIVGGLRMSRGGSLAPVCELRVASIGFDCREKTQPAARALTDFLAEQTGIPPNRILMNFSDLSPYMIASGGTLVG; encoded by the exons ATGCCGCTCGTTACTCTCTTCACCAACCTCCCCGACCACAAGCTTTCTGCTGAGCTCCATCTCGCCCTCTCTTCGAAGCTCTCCGAAGTGTTAGCGAAGCCCGAGGAA CGTCTCTCCGTGACTATAGTGGGCGGGCTTCGTATGTCTCGGGGTGGCTCGCTGGCGCCTGTGTGTGAGCTGCGGGTGGCGTCTATAGGGTTTGACTGCCGCGAGAAGACCCAGCCAGCAGCCCGCGCCCTCACCGACTTCCTGGCCGAGCAAACTGGTATTCCTCCAAACAG gaTTTTGATGAACTTTTCTGATTTGAGTCCTTACATGATCGCTTCTGGTGGAACGCTGGTGggctga